The Myxococcales bacterium genomic interval AACAAACACTGGCCCTGTGCCGCACGTCCCCCGCCGAGGCCCAGGTGCCCGCCGAGGTGCAGGCTTCTGTGAAGACCGCTTTGCGCGACTACTTGCGCGTCGGGCGCTGAATCCTTTGCGGCCGGCGTGGCTCCCACCTGCAGGAGGCCGAACATGGCGACACTGCAAGTGACCGAGTCGAATTTCGCGGAAACCGTCAAGGAAGGGATTGTGCTTTTGGACTTCTGGGCCAGTTGGTGTGGCCCGTGCCGCGCGTTTGCGCCCGTGTTCGAGGCGGCCTCCCAGCGCCACGCCGACGTGGTGTTCGGAAAGGTGGACACCGAGGCCGAGCCGGGCCTGGCCGCGGGCTTCCAGGTCCAGGCGATCCCCACCATCGCCGTGCTGCGAGAGGGCATCCTCTTGGCATCCGTGCCCGGCATGCTGCCCGCGCCGCGGCTCGACGAGCTCATCGGCAAGGTCCGGGCGGTCGACATGGACGACGTGCGCGCCAAGCTCGCCGCTGCGGAGAACGCCGCACAGGCGGACACGCAGCCTGCGGCCGTCGCGCCATGAACCCTTTTTGCGTCGTTTGGCTCTTGGCCGGCAGGAGATTCATCGTGCCACGTTCTTCGTTTGCCCCGTCTATCCTTGTGCTTGCGTCTGTCGGTTTCGCCGCAGGCCTCTTCGGCCTGCCCGGCTGTGCCGAGCGGGCGCGTTCCCACCCGGCCGAGCCTGCGGCCCCGGCGATGCCCGTGGCCGTATCGGCAGCGGCCCGTGCGCCGGTGGAGCGAGGCTACGAGGCCAGTGGCACCGTCCGGGGGCGCAACACGGCCGTTCTCACCAGCCGGATCATGGCGAACCTGCGCGAGGTGAAGGTGAAGGGGGGCGATCCGGTGAAGGCGGGCCAGATTCTGGCCGTGCTCGACGACACCGAAGCCCGTGCAGCCGTGCGGCGGGCGGAGGCCGAGCTGGCGGCGGCCCAGGAGGCCCGTGCGGAGGCCGAACAGGCCGTGCGGGCGAGCGAGGCGACCATGCGCGTGGCCCGCACCAACCACGAGCGCATGCAGCAGCTGCTGTCGGCGGGCGCCGCCACCCAGCAAACCTATGACGACGCCGAGGCGCGGGACCAGACCACCAGCGCGAGCCACGCGCTGGCCCTGGCGCGGGTGCGAGGCGCCACCGCCCGGATCGACGAAGTGCGGGCCGCGCTCGAAGGGGCGCAGGCGAGCTTGGGCTATACCCGCATCGTGGCCCCCTTCTCGGGGCGCGTGATCGATCGTCGGGTGGATCCCGGCACCCAGGCCGCGCCCGGCATCCCTTTGCTGGTCATCGAACAAGAGGGGGCGCTGCGCGTGGAAGCCGCCGTGGACGAGTCGCAGGCGGGACACCTCGAGGTGGGGCAAACGGCCCACGTAAGCCTGGAGGCGCTCGGGCACGACGTGCAAGGGCGCATCACCGAGGTGGTGCCCGCCGTGGATCCGGCCTCACGCGCGTTCGTCATCAAGGTCGAGTTGCCGCCCGCGCTCGAAGCCAAGCTTCGCCCTGGCATGTTCGCCCGCGTACGCTTTCCGGTGGGGGCCGATGAGCGGCTCATGGTGCCGGCCGGCGCGGTCACGCTGTCGGGCGATCTCGAGCGCCTCTTCGTGGTGCAGGGTGAGCGCGCCGACTTGCGGCTCGTGACCTTGGGGCAAAGGCAAGGGGGAGCGGTCGAAGTGCTCTCGGGGCTGGATCCGGGAGAGCTCGTCATCACCAACCCACCTGCCGATCTGCGCGACGGCGCCCGCGTGGCGGTGCAGCGATGAACGGCGCACCGGAAGATCTGGGCATGGCCGGGCGGCTGGCGCAGGCATTCATTCACTCGAAGCTGACGCCGCTCCTGTTGATCGCCTCCGTGGGCGTGGGTGCCCTGGCCCTGGTCGAGCTGCCCCGCGAGGAAGAGCCTCAGATCGTGGTGCCCATGGTCGACGTGTTCGTCGGCATGCCGGGCGCGTCGGCCAAAGAGGTGGAAGAGCGGGTGACGGCCCCCATGGAGCGTCTGCTCTGGGAGATCCCCGGTGTGGAGTACGTCTATTCCACCTCGGGCCCGGGACAGAGCCTGGCCATCGTGCGCTTCTTGGTAGGCGAGGATGAAGAGCGCAGCTTGGTGCGCCTTCAGGACAAGCTGTCTGCCCATGGCGACATCATCCCGCCGGGCGCCTCGCGGCCCCTCATCAAGCCCCGCTCGATCGACGACGTGCCTGTCTTGGGCGTGACACTGTGGAGCCGCACGCACGACGGACACGAGCTGCGCCGGCTGGCCGCCGAGGTCCAGGCCTCGATCAAGCAAGTGCGCGACGTGAGCGAAGTGACCCTGATCGGAGGCGAGCGCCGTCAGGTGCGGGTCACACTGGATCCCGTGCGTTTGTCTGCGCGCGGGGTGGACCCCCTGCGCGTGGCCGCCGCGCTGCAGGCAGCGAATTCCCGGCTGCCCGCGGGCACCTTGTCGCGCGACAACCGGGAGATCTTGCTCGAGAGCGGCGGTGTGTTGCGGACCGTGGACGACGTGGAGCGCGTGGTGGTGGGTGCCTGGGAAGGGCGCCCCGTTTTCCTGGCCGATGTGGCCCACGTGCGGCTCGGGCCCGAGGAAGCGGGCAGCTACGTGAGCTTTGCGGCAGGCGCCGCCGCCGAGGGACAGACGGCCGCCGCCGGCGATGGGGCGTGGCCGGCGGTGACGATCTCGGTGGCCAAGCGCAAGGGCGTCAACGCGGTCGGTTTGGTTGCGGCGGTGATGCAGAAGATTCGCGCGCTCGAGGGCACCGTGATCCCCAAAGACGTGACGGTCACCGTGACGCGGGACTATGGCGAGACGGCCGAAGAGAAGAGCAACGAGCTGCTCCTTCACATGGGCATCGCCGTCCTGAGCGTGGCCTTGCTCATTGGGTTGACCCTGGGGCGGCGCGAGGCGGGCATCGTGATGCTGGCGATCCCCGCCACGCTGGCTCTGACGCTGGCCGTGTTCTACCTCTATGGCTACACGCTCAACCGCATCACGCTCTTTGCGCTCATCTTCTCGATCGGGATTTTGGTCGATGACGCCATCGTGGTGGTGGAGAACATCGCGCGCCACCGGCAACTGCCCGAAAACCGCGGGGCCAGCCTGGCCCAGGTGGCCGTGCGTGCCGTGGCCGAGGTGGGCAACCCCACGATCCTGGCCACCATGACCGTGGTGGGCGCGATTTTGCCCATGGCGTTCGTAGGGGGGCTGATGGGCCCCTACATGCGTCCCATCCCCGTGGGCGCCACGGCGGCCATGGTGTTTTCTCTGATCGTGGCCTTTGTGGTAACCCCCTGGGCCACCGTGCGTTTGCTCAGCAAGCCGGGAGCAGGGGCCCACCACGAAGAGGGGCACGTGCGGGCCTCCGAGCGGCTCTACCGCCGCTTGATGGCGGGTCTATTGGGCCACGCCCGCTGGCGCTATCTCTTCCTCGGCAGCGTGGTGGTGCTGCTTTTGGGTTCGATGGCGCTGGTGGGTGTGGGGTGGGTGAAGGTGAAGATGTTGCCCTTCGACAACAAAAGCGAGCTTCAGGTGATGATCGACCTGCCCGAGGGCAGCACGCTCGAACAGACCGCGCGCGTGGCCCGGGCGCTGTCGACGGAAATCGGCCGGCAGCCCGAGGTGCGCGACATCGAAAGCTACGTGGGCACGTCGGGGCCCTTCAACTTCAACGGGCTCGTGCGGCACTATTACCTGCGTCAGGGCGCGAACGTGGCTGACCTGCAGGTGAACCTGGTGGGCAAGGGCGAGCGGGACGCCCAGAGTCACGCCGTGGCCAAGCGTTTGCGCGAGGTCATGACGCCCATCGCACAGCGTTTTGGCGCCCGCATCAAGGTGGCCGAGGTGCCCCCGGGGCCCCCCGTGCTGCAGACCCTGGTGGCCGAAGTGTACGGCCCCGACCCCGCGCGGCGGGTGGAGATCGCCGGGCAGATCCGCGCGCTCTTCGAGAGCACCCCGGGCGTGGTGGATGTGGACTGGTATGTCGAGGATGACAGGCCCAAGCTGCGCCTGGCGGTCGATGAAGAAAAGGCCGCGCTGGCCGGTGTGCGCGTGGACGAACTGGTCCGGGTGGTCAGCATGGCCACCGCGGGCGAGACCGTGGGCCTTTTGCACCGGGAGAGCGCGCGGGGAGGACATCCCCATCGTGCTGCGCGCGGATCGGGCCACGCGTTCTGACCTCGCGCGGCTGCAGAGCCTGCGCGTGGCGGGCGCGGGGGGACGGCTGGTGTCGGTGGGCGAGCTGGTCAGAGTTGAGGACGTGCCCGCTGAAAAGAACATCTATCACAAGAACCTGATGCCCGTGGTGTACGTCACGGCCGATGTGGCCGGCAGCATCGAAAGCCCCGTCTACGCCATCTTGAAGCTCGGACCGAAGCTGGACGCCCTCGCGTTGCCCGAGGGGTACCAGCTGGTGCAGCACACGGCCGAGCAACCCTTCTCGACCGAGCGCTACGCCATGAAGTGGGACGGCGAGTGGCACATCACGTACGAGGTGTTCCGTGATCTGGGGCTTGCCTTCGCAGCGGTGCTGGTGCTGATCTACGTGCTGGTCGTGGCGTGGTTTCAATCCTTCGGCACGCCGCTCATCATCATGTCGGTCATCCCGATTTCGCTCGTGGGCATCCTGCCCGCGCACGGTCTCATGGGCGCCTTTTTCACGGCCACATCGATGATCGGGTTCATCGCGGGCGCGGGCATCGTGGTGCGCAACTCGATCATTTTGGTCGACTTCATCGAGCTGCGACGGCGCGAGGGCATGCCGCTCGAGGAGGCGGTGATCGATGCGGGTGCGGTGCGTTTTCGCCCGATGGTGCTCACGGCGGCGGCGGTGGTGGTGGGGGCCGCCGTGATCCTGTTCGACCCCATCTTTCAGGGGCTGGCGATCTCGCTCATGGCGGGCGAGCTTGCCTCGTTGTTCCTGTCGCGCATGACCGTTCCCATCGTTTACTTCATCGCGCATGCGCGACGGTCACGCACGTCGTAGGCTCACACCCGCAGGACGCCGCGGAACCCCCGGGCGGCGTAGTACGATTCTGCCCCATTGTGGTAGATGAACACCTGGCCATAGCGATAGTCACCGAAAATCGCGCCGCCGCGCTTTCGGATCTCGGGGGGCGTGGCCAACCAGCTCGAAGTCTTCTCATCGAAAGGACCGCTCCTTTGTAGATCACGGTAATCGGCCTCGGTGAGCAGCTCGATGCCCAGATCGGCCGCCAGGCCGAGAGCGCTGTGCTTGGGTTTGTGTTCCTTGCGTGACGCGAGCGCCTCGGGGTCGTAGCACACACTGCGACGCCCCTTGGGGCTCTCGGCGGCGCAATCCATGAAGAGGTAAGGGGCAGAGCCCTTGGGGCAGCCGACCACGTCGGGTTCGCCGCCCGTGCTCTCCATCGCATGCAAGGCCGCGAGGGCCTTGGGCTTGGCCTCGAGCCGGCGCTGCACGTCGTCCCACACGAGGCCTTCGTGCCGCGCCATGTGCTTCGAGAAGCGGGCTTTCAGCGTGGCGAGCAGCTCGGCGCTTTCCTTGTCGGTGAGGGGCTTGGGCGACGGGGATGACGGGGTTTTGGGCATCGTGGGCAGGAATCTACAACGGGATCGCCCGGGCGAGCCGCTCGGGGGGAAGCTGCCAGCCGAAGCCGGGGGCGGTGGGGATGTCCAGGTGGCCCTGGGTGACGCGGAGCTCGGGTGCGTACCACGGCGCCCGTTCCACGAGAGACAAGTGAAATTCCTGAAAGGGTCCGAGGTTGGGTGTGAACGCCGCGAAATGAAGCGTGTACATGAGCGTGCTTGCCTGGGGGCAATGCGGGCTGACCGGCAGCTTGGCCTCGCGAGCCAACTGGGCCACCCTCTGTGTGCGCAGCAGGCCGCCGTTGTAGCTGAGGTCTGGCTGAAGCATGTCGAGCACGCGTTCGCGCACGATATCGGTGAATCGGTAGTAGCTGTGGTCCTGTTCCCCGCCCGCCACGGTGATCTTCCTCAGCTTCCGGGTCACCTGTTTCGTGGCAGCATAGTCCTCGAAAGGGCAGGGCTCTTCGTAGATGGCCACGCCGTGGGACTCCAGCCTTCGGCCCACTTCCACGGCCTTGGTGACATCGAAGGAGCCATTGGCGTCTGCGTAATAGGTCAGGCTGTCCCCGAGCCGTTGCGGCATGAGCGCGATGAGGCGCTCCGTGCGCGCCGGAGCGGCGTCGATGTTTCCGCTCATGCGGCCGCCCACCTTGTATTTGAGGGCTTGGGCTCCTGTGGCGTCGAGGGCCTGCGCGAAGAGGTCCACCTCTTGCTCGGGCGTCGTCTCGCGTGACGTGCTGGAAAGGTACATGGGCACGCGGGTCCTGAGGGGCACATCAGCGAACAGCGACCAGACCGGTTTGTCGGCCAAGCGGCCAAGTAGGTCGAGCAGGGCAAACTCCGCCCAGCTCACGCAGCACGAAAGGGGCACCCCCACCAGCTTGTAGTTGCGTTCGTGAAGAAAGACGCCTTCGACGAGCGCCGCGAGCGCGCGGGCGTCTTTCCCGATGAAGAAAGGCGCCACCCGCTGCTTGAACATCTCGTGCAGGTAGCTTGCGTGCTGGTTGGTGACGGCAAAGCCCGTCTCTTTACCCTTGGCCGTCGCGCGCACGAGGTGGTCGTCCCCCACTCGCATCATGTCCAGCGCCTCGATGATGACGGGGTGACTGACGCAGGTTTCGAGCCGCGGGGGTGGGTTGAAGGGGCAGGCCTGCACGTCGGCCGGGCGGCCGCCCCACACGGGCAGGGAGAACAGGCCCGCGCTGCCGCGCAGGAAGGCGCGCCGGTTGCCGTGGGCGACCTGTTTGGCGAAGGAGGGAGAAGGTCTCATGGCGGCGGGCGACGTTCGCAGAGAAAAAAGATTACGCGGGGAACGGCGGGGGGCTCACTCCTCGGGCGGCGTCAGCCGCGCGTTGAACGAGATGACCACCCGATCTTCCTGGCCCCTGTAGGGAAGGGCGCTGTGGCGGACGTAGCCGGGAAACAAGAGCAGCTGCCCCTCGCGGGGTTCGATGTCCGCCACGTCGTTCGGGGCGAAGGGATGGGTGCTGTAGAAGCGATTGATCCCGTTCGGCGGCTCGACCGTGCACTCGCGGCACTGCAGGTAGTAGATGCCGCACACCCCATGCCGGGCAAAGTCGATGTGGCAGTGGGTGTCGTGATACCCCCCGTCATTCGTGATGTGACACCAGCTTTCGGGGAAGGCCACATCTTGCTGGAAGATGTTGCAGATGACGGTGCCGCAGAACTGCATGAGCCCCTGCGCTTCGGGATGCGCAAACAGGTCGGGCGCGCTTTCGTAGAGGCCCTGTTTGGCTCGAGCGGCAATCTGCCACGAGCGCCCCTCGGCTTTGAGACGGTAACAGAGGTCCACCAAGGCCGCCTTGTCTGCCTGGGCTTCGGGGTAGTCGACCAGATGGAAGCGTGTGGGCCACAGGGCGCTTTCTCTCACCTGCATGCGCCCATTCTGCCTCAAATTGGCGCGTTACTGCACCTCCATCCAGCCCAACATCCGGAAGATCCCGGCGCCGATGTTGGATGGGTTCGTCACTCGGGGGAAGGTGAAGCCGGGGTGCAGCCCTTGTTGGCGACCAGGAGAAAGTCT includes:
- a CDS encoding thioredoxin fold domain-containing protein, which encodes MATLQVTESNFAETVKEGIVLLDFWASWCGPCRAFAPVFEAASQRHADVVFGKVDTEAEPGLAAGFQVQAIPTIAVLREGILLASVPGMLPAPRLDELIGKVRAVDMDDVRAKLAAAENAAQADTQPAAVAP
- a CDS encoding efflux RND transporter periplasmic adaptor subunit, giving the protein MPRSSFAPSILVLASVGFAAGLFGLPGCAERARSHPAEPAAPAMPVAVSAAARAPVERGYEASGTVRGRNTAVLTSRIMANLREVKVKGGDPVKAGQILAVLDDTEARAAVRRAEAELAAAQEARAEAEQAVRASEATMRVARTNHERMQQLLSAGAATQQTYDDAEARDQTTSASHALALARVRGATARIDEVRAALEGAQASLGYTRIVAPFSGRVIDRRVDPGTQAAPGIPLLVIEQEGALRVEAAVDESQAGHLEVGQTAHVSLEALGHDVQGRITEVVPAVDPASRAFVIKVELPPALEAKLRPGMFARVRFPVGADERLMVPAGAVTLSGDLERLFVVQGERADLRLVTLGQRQGGAVEVLSGLDPGELVITNPPADLRDGARVAVQR
- a CDS encoding efflux RND transporter permease subunit translates to MNGAPEDLGMAGRLAQAFIHSKLTPLLLIASVGVGALALVELPREEEPQIVVPMVDVFVGMPGASAKEVEERVTAPMERLLWEIPGVEYVYSTSGPGQSLAIVRFLVGEDEERSLVRLQDKLSAHGDIIPPGASRPLIKPRSIDDVPVLGVTLWSRTHDGHELRRLAAEVQASIKQVRDVSEVTLIGGERRQVRVTLDPVRLSARGVDPLRVAAALQAANSRLPAGTLSRDNREILLESGGVLRTVDDVERVVVGAWEGRPVFLADVAHVRLGPEEAGSYVSFAAGAAAEGQTAAAGDGAWPAVTISVAKRKGVNAVGLVAAVMQKIRALEGTVIPKDVTVTVTRDYGETAEEKSNELLLHMGIAVLSVALLIGLTLGRREAGIVMLAIPATLALTLAVFYLYGYTLNRITLFALIFSIGILVDDAIVVVENIARHRQLPENRGASLAQVAVRAVAEVGNPTILATMTVVGAILPMAFVGGLMGPYMRPIPVGATAAMVFSLIVAFVVTPWATVRLLSKPGAGAHHEEGHVRASERLYRRLMAGLLGHARWRYLFLGSVVVLLLGSMALVGVGWVKVKMLPFDNKSELQVMIDLPEGSTLEQTARVARALSTEIGRQPEVRDIESYVGTSGPFNFNGLVRHYYLRQGANVADLQVNLVGKGERDAQSHAVAKRLREVMTPIAQRFGARIKVAEVPPGPPVLQTLVAEVYGPDPARRVEIAGQIRALFESTPGVVDVDWYVEDDRPKLRLAVDEEKAALAGVRVDELVRVVSMATAGETVGLLHRESARGGHPHRAARGSGHAF
- a CDS encoding efflux RND transporter permease subunit, whose protein sequence is MLRADRATRSDLARLQSLRVAGAGGRLVSVGELVRVEDVPAEKNIYHKNLMPVVYVTADVAGSIESPVYAILKLGPKLDALALPEGYQLVQHTAEQPFSTERYAMKWDGEWHITYEVFRDLGLAFAAVLVLIYVLVVAWFQSFGTPLIIMSVIPISLVGILPAHGLMGAFFTATSMIGFIAGAGIVVRNSIILVDFIELRRREGMPLEEAVIDAGAVRFRPMVLTAAAVVVGAAVILFDPIFQGLAISLMAGELASLFLSRMTVPIVYFIAHARRSRTS
- a CDS encoding DUF4256 domain-containing protein, with product MPKTPSSPSPKPLTDKESAELLATLKARFSKHMARHEGLVWDDVQRRLEAKPKALAALHAMESTGGEPDVVGCPKGSAPYLFMDCAAESPKGRRSVCYDPEALASRKEHKPKHSALGLAADLGIELLTEADYRDLQRSGPFDEKTSSWLATPPEIRKRGGAIFGDYRYGQVFIYHNGAESYYAARGFRGVLRV
- a CDS encoding mandelate racemase/muconate lactonizing enzyme family protein → MRPSPSFAKQVAHGNRRAFLRGSAGLFSLPVWGGRPADVQACPFNPPPRLETCVSHPVIIEALDMMRVGDDHLVRATAKGKETGFAVTNQHASYLHEMFKQRVAPFFIGKDARALAALVEGVFLHERNYKLVGVPLSCCVSWAEFALLDLLGRLADKPVWSLFADVPLRTRVPMYLSSTSRETTPEQEVDLFAQALDATGAQALKYKVGGRMSGNIDAAPARTERLIALMPQRLGDSLTYYADANGSFDVTKAVEVGRRLESHGVAIYEEPCPFEDYAATKQVTRKLRKITVAGGEQDHSYYRFTDIVRERVLDMLQPDLSYNGGLLRTQRVAQLAREAKLPVSPHCPQASTLMYTLHFAAFTPNLGPFQEFHLSLVERAPWYAPELRVTQGHLDIPTAPGFGWQLPPERLARAIPL
- a CDS encoding 2OG-Fe(II) oxygenase family protein yields the protein MQVRESALWPTRFHLVDYPEAQADKAALVDLCYRLKAEGRSWQIAARAKQGLYESAPDLFAHPEAQGLMQFCGTVICNIFQQDVAFPESWCHITNDGGYHDTHCHIDFARHGVCGIYYLQCRECTVEPPNGINRFYSTHPFAPNDVADIEPREGQLLLFPGYVRHSALPYRGQEDRVVISFNARLTPPEE